The DNA sequence ACGGGACGGTCCCGGGGCTTTGGGTTCGTCCTCTTCAAAGATGCAGACAGCGTGGAGAGGGTATGTTATACTATAATTTAGACTTATTCTATGAAAAATTGGGCTTGAATTCAAATGGATTAgttcatttaatttcctgtttctccAGGTGTTGGAGCTGAAAGAACATAAATTGGATGGGAAGCTTATTGATCCTAAGAGAGCCAAAGCAATGAAGGGCAAGGAGCCTCCTAAGAAAGTGTTTGTTGGAGGGCTGAGCCCAGAGACCTCGGAGGACCAGATCCGAGATTACTTTGGCACATTTGGAGATGTAAGTAGTTTGGAGGGTAGATTTGTATGGGAAATGTTATTTGGATCTGTCCTAGTGTCTAGGTTTTTTTATGACTGTGTAACATTGGGTATtgggatttatttaaaaatgttttacttcagCACTATTGAACTGTTGCTAATGAGAACTGCTGCCAAAGGGAAAACTCATCTGGTGTTTTATCACTGGTCAGACTAATGAACCGTCAAAGGGCAGTACTTGAATTTTGGAACGTGTTTGTTTGGGACAGTTCATTAACCTGTGAACCTGACTGTTAAATTTGTCAACAGATCGACAGCATTGAACTGCCAATGGACACCAAAACCAATGAGAGGAGGGGTTTCTGTTTTGTGACATACTTGGAGGAGGAACCTGTCCAGAAACTTCTGGAGAATCGTTACCATCAAGTTGGGTCTGGAAAGGTGTGTGGACTTGTTGTAATATCCcagctgaacacatttactGTTGTGCTCTTTCTtgattgtgttttgtgaatATAAATTCTGGAAAgggtaaaaaatgtaaaggatAATGACTGAGAAAATTGGTAAGTGTTGAAGTGCCTGCATATCAAAACAAATTGGaacaaatgcaatgtaaattaaCATTGTACACTTGCctttcagtgtgaaatcaaaGTTGCCCAGCCCAAAGAAGTTTAcagacaacagcagcaacacagaGGGGACAGGGGtaactacggaggaagagggggaTCCAGAGGGCGTGGCAGAGGTATGTCACACTTATTTCACACTCTTGAGGAAGAGGATTTAGGAATTTTGTTGACTTTAGCTGTGCCTTTGTCACTTAAGCTCATCTTGGTTTCTTGCACTTGCCTGTAACAGAGAATACACAGTTTtgtcagaaaactaaatgaCTGTTGCAATTAGAATTTTCACATTAATGGACACTACCTCTTGATAAGCCTCCTGGTTTTGATGTCCTCCTAAGATCTGGCTATTAATTTTTGTCACCTGTAGTGGACATGAGTCTTTGGTCTTGATCTCAAGACCCATATTGTACTATGCTGAAATGTAGACAACAAGGGACATTCAACTTTTATTTCTGCCAGGTCTCAGGAGGGTATGGCAGGGTTCAACACTTGTCTGACACCCAATTTTACCCCATGCAAGTAAAACTGCTCGGCCACTTGCCCTATCCAACTAGTGACACTTTGAGGATAATTCACAATTCTGAGAGATGGGGGATGTTAAACCTGTGTAGAGTAGACTGGCTGAATGTTCACGttaattggctgtttttttggtggaaaagaGACTGGGGCATGTGAGGACATTGTACTGAATAGTTTTCACTTGTCTGTAACAGGTCAAAGTAACAGCTACGGTCAGGGCTACAACAACTACTATGGCCAAAATTATGGTGGTTATGGGAATGGATACAACACAGGATACAATGGCTACCCTGGCTATGATTATTCTACTAACTACAACTACAATACCTATGGCTATGGACAGAGCTACGACGACTACAATGGTAAGGCAAACTATTGATGGTACCGTAATACGTTGCTTGGCCAAAATTGGTAGTACTGTGGCTTTGGCAGGGGGGATTTACAGG is a window from the Anguilla rostrata isolate EN2019 chromosome 14, ASM1855537v3, whole genome shotgun sequence genome containing:
- the hnrnpdl gene encoding heterogeneous nuclear ribonucleoprotein D-like; this translates as MENEGQIDFSTDEFPEGSKINASKNLQDDGKMFIGGLSWDTSKKDLTDYLSKFGEVLDCTIKTDPITGRSRGFGFVLFKDADSVERVLELKEHKLDGKLIDPKRAKAMKGKEPPKKVFVGGLSPETSEDQIRDYFGTFGDIDSIELPMDTKTNERRGFCFVTYLEEEPVQKLLENRYHQVGSGKCEIKVAQPKEVYRQQQQHRGDRGNYGGRGGSRGRGRGQSNSYGQGYNNYYGQNYGGYGNGYNTGYNGYPGYDYSTNYNYNTYGYGQSYDDYNGQQSSYGKASREGGNHQNNYQPY